The sequence TCGCGAGCGGCGGGCGCGCACAGATCAAGATCGAGAGCGGCCTACGCGAGATCCACTTTGGCGCGTGGGAGGGCAAGACCGCCGAGGAGATCAAGGCGAGCGATCCCGTGCGCTTCGAGGACTGGCAGAGCGGCAAGGACGCCTTCGAGTACCCGAACGGCGAGCTGCGCGAAGCGTTCCGCGCGCGCATCGCTGAAGCGCTCGTGCACGTCAACGCGACCGGCGCGCGCAACGCCGCGTGCGTGCTGCACAAGGGCGTGATCCGCGAGATCGTGCGCGCGCTCACGGGCGCGACGATGGATCGCAGCAAGCCCGCGCTCGGCGAGATCGTCGAGGTGGTGAAGACGCCGAGCGGCGAGTGGGTGTTAGGGGCGCGGAGCAGCGACCCGGTGGGGCTCGGGGTGGAGGCGGCTTAGCGGGCGAGCTCGCGAATCCAGGCGAGGCGCTGCAAGTCGCTCGGCTGTAGCCGCCCCGTCCGTTCGAGATCACTGAGGATCGCGGCGCCCCGCCTGGCGATGACGCGGTCAGGAGGATCGCTCAGCCGAGCGATCACGCCGAACGAGATCGCGAGATCCACCTGATAGTCAGCGCGGTCCGGCTCGGCCGCGGCCAGACGTTCAGCAATCGCCAGATCCTTCTCGAAGAACGTGCGGGCGGCCTCGACTCGACCTTCGCTCAGGCAGAGATCGCCCATCTTGTTGTACGAGACCGAGAGATCGCGCTGGTAGTCGGCGCGGTCGGGCTCGGCGCGCGCGAGCTTCTCGGCGATCTCCAGCGACTGCTGGAAGGCCTTGCGCGCATTCTCGCCTTGGCCGAGGGCTCGGAAGAGATCGCCCATCTTGCTGTAGGAGACCGAGAGATCGCGCTGGTAGTCGGCGCGGTCGGGCTCGTCGCGCGCTTGCTCGACGAGCGCGGCGTGAACTTCCTCCGCGCGTTTCATCGCGGCGCTCGTTTCACCGAGCGCGATCAGTGCGTTCGCCTCTGCGTCGGCAATCGCCGCAAAGTCGCGCCCCTGCCGGGGGAAGGTTGCGAGCACTTCTCGCGCAAAGGCGACCACGGTTGGCAGCTGCCTGAAGCGAGCGAGTGCCGCCAGTACTTGGTCAGTCCACTGCGCCGCATTCTCGTAGTCCCGCGCTTCGAGATACGACCGCGCCGCCTCGATCCCATCTTCGAGCGCGTGGGAGACATGCTCGACACGCCACGCACGCAGTGCCCCCACTCGCGCACACCGCTCCCGATGAGCAGCCTCGCTTACTCGCGCCTTCAGCGCCTCCGCGGTCCAGCGATGCACCCAGCAAATGTCTTCGACCAGCTCGAGCAGCGAGAGATCTCGCAGCCGCGCCGCCGATGCGCGCAGCGCGCTCACTTCCGCAGCCGAGGGCGCGCGGCCGTGCAGCGCTCGGGCGAGGTCCGGCACTTCGATTGGAAGCGCTGACACAGCGGCCTGGAGCAGCGCCTCCTCGTCGCCCGATGCACGCGCGATCGCGAGCAGCTCGTCGAGGAACACGTCGCGCGCGCCGATTTCGAGCGTGCGCCGCACGCCATCGTCGAGGTCCGCGACCGGCGCGCTGAGGTCGACGCCCGCTTCGCGCGCTTTCTTCGCGATGCGCTCCATCACGTGGCCGAAGCGGCCCTTGCCCTGGCGCATCACGGCGTCGAGGAACTCGAGCATGCGCGGGTGGCCACCGATGCGGCGCTGAATCGCGTCGTACTCGCTCTGGGTGAGCGACTTCATCGCCGGCAAGCGGTGGATCAGCTTGCGCGTCTCGGCCGGAGAGAGAGGCGGCAGCGGGATCGGTTCGAGCCACTTCGCTGCACCGGGTACCGGGTAGCGCGATGTGATGAGGAGAGCCGCGACTTCTGTGTTGCAGAAGAGCTTCTCCGCGAGGTCACGGGCTGAGTCGTTGGCCCATGCGCCTTCGTGCGTGAGGTTGTCCTCGAAGTTGTCGAGGACGAGACAGAGACGTCCTTGGCGCAGCACCGCCAAGAGCAGCGGCTCGCGCACTTCATCCGCTGTCTGGCGACTTGCGAGCGCTGCGACTGCGTGAGGGTCGAGATGCGAACCGCGCAGCGCCTCGCCCACCGCCGGGCAGATCGTGCTCAGGGAGATGCGCCCCTGCACCGCGGCAACCGCCCAGCCGTCCTCCTTCAGCCGCGTCATGGCGCGCCCGGCGACGCTGCTCTTACCGAGGCCGCCGATGCCCGTCACCACCACGCCCGCGCGCTTGCCGTTCGCCGCGACCCAGTTCGGGTCGTCGCGAAGTACGCGCAGCGTGTCGCGCAGTGGCTTGCTAGCTCCTCGAGGTACTCAATGATCGCCTCGCTCTCCGAGAGCAGCGTCCCGTCATCGAGCTCGAGCACCGGCAGCGAGCCGTGCGGATTCTTCGCGAGAAACTCGGGCGTGCGCTGCGCCCCTTCGCGCAGGTTCACCAGCACGAGCGGAATCGAGAGGCCCTTCTCCGCGAGATAGATGCGCGTGCGGCGCGGGTTCGGCGCGAGAGGAAAGTCGTAGAGCCTCATGCACGGCACATTAGGTCCGCTCTAACGTGCGCCGCTCATCGGAGGGCCGCTGCATGCCCGCGCGAAGTCGATTCGGGCTCGTCATCTCGGCGCTCGTGTTCGTCGCGGTCGCCGCCGCGGCGAAGGAAGACCCGAAGCGCGTCGGCCTCGACCCCGCGCGCCTCGCGCGCATCGACGCGGCGATGCAGAGCTACATCGACGCGAAGGAGATTCCCGGCGCGGTCACGCTCGTCGCGCGGCGCGGGCAGATCGCGCACGTCACGGTGCAGGGCAAGCGCGCCTTCGACGGCGACGCGATGACGCGCGACACGATCTTCCGCATCTATTCGATGACGAAGCCGATCACGAGCGTCGCGACGCTGATGCTCTACGAAGAGGGCAAGCTGCGGCTCACGGATCCCGTGTCGAAGTGGATTCCCGAGCTCGCGCAGCCGCGCGTGCTGCGCGAACCGAACGCCCCGCTCGACGCGACGGAACCTTCTCCGCGCGAGATCACGGTGCGCGATCTGCTCACGCACTGCTCCGGGCTCGTTTATCAGTTCTCGACGGGAGGCCCGCTCGCGAGCGCTTACCAAGAGGCCGGCATCCTCGGCTCGAGCACGATGCTTCCTGCGGCCGAATGGGCGAAGCGGCTCGGCACGCTGCCGCTCGCCTACGCGCCGGGCACGCGCTGGAACTACTCGGTCTCGACCGACGTGTTAGGGCTGCTCGTCGAGCGGGTGTCGGGACTCCCGTTCGCGGAGTTCCTGGAGACGCGACTCTTTCGGCCGCTCGGCATGAAGGACACGGCGTTCAACGTGAGCGACGACCGACTCGCGCGCTTCGCGACGAACTACACCGTCGTGAACGGCGCGGCGACGGTCCAAGACGCGCCCTCCACGAGCACCTACCGCGCGAAGCCGGTGTTTCCGAGCGGTGGCGGCGGGCTCGTCTCCACGGTCGACGACTATGCGCGCTTTGCGCTGATGCTCGCGGGCGGCGGCAAGCTCGGCAGCGCGCGCATCCTCTCGCGCAAGACGATCGAGTTGATGGCGAGCGATCACCTCACGCCGAGCGAGTTCGAGACGTTCGGCCTGCGCGGCTACCGCGTGTTCAGCGGCAACAGCTTCGGTCTCGGCGTGATGGTGCAGACGGAAGTCGCGGTCTATCGCGGGCTCGGGTCGCCCGGCAAGAACGGCTGGGGCGGCGCTGCCGGCACGTGGTACTGGGTCGACCCGAAGGAAGATCTCGTGGCGGTGATGATGATCCAGCGCATGGCGTTCGGCAGCGCGCCGATCGCGATCAGCCGCGACTTCGAGACCGCGGTCTACCAAGCCATCGCAGATTGAGGAGCGCGTGCCGATGAGAGCTCGACTTTGGATCGCTGCGAGCGCCGCTTTCTTGTTAGGCGCCGCGGACGACGACGCTGCGCGGGAGAAGGCGGCGCAGGCGGAAGAAGCGGCAAAGAAGGTCGCGAGCTTCGAGTCCGCCGGAAGTGGAGTCGATCCCGAGACGCTGCCGGGCGCGCCGCTGTACAAGCAGTACTGCGCGAGCTGTCACGAAGGGCAGGTCCCGAAAGCGCCGGCGAAGAACTGGCTCACGATGATGCCGGTGGATCGCATTCACGCCTCGCTCACGACCGGCGTGATGTCGCAGCAAGCCGCCGCGCTCTCGGACGCGGAGCGCATCCAGCTCGCGGAGTACCTCACGGGCGACGCGCTCGCGGACGCGAAGCCCGCGGCCGAGGCGCCGAGCTGTCGCGGCTACGCAGCGCTCTTCGACGCGAGTGCGAAGCCGCGCATCGCGAGCTGGGGCTTCGACCTCGAGAACTCGCGCTCGATTCCGAAGGACGTGGCGCGCCTCGACGC comes from Deltaproteobacteria bacterium and encodes:
- a CDS encoding tetratricopeptide repeat protein, translating into MTGIGGLGKSSVAGRAMTRLKEDGWAVAAVQGRISLSTICPAVGEALRGSHLDPHAVAALASRQTADEVREPLLLAVLRQGRLCLVLDNFEDNLTHEGAWANDSARDLAEKLFCNTEVAALLITSRYPVPGAAKWLEPIPLPPLSPAETRKLIHRLPAMKSLTQSEYDAIQRRIGGHPRMLEFLDAVMRQGKGRFGHVMERIAKKAREAGVDLSAPVADLDDGVRRTLEIGARDVFLDELLAIARASGDEEALLQAAVSALPIEVPDLARALHGRAPSAAEVSALRASAARLRDLSLLELVEDICWVHRWTAEALKARVSEAAHRERCARVGALRAWRVEHVSHALEDGIEAARSYLEARDYENAAQWTDQVLAALARFRQLPTVVAFAREVLATFPRQGRDFAAIADAEANALIALGETSAAMKRAEEVHAALVEQARDEPDRADYQRDLSVSYSKMGDLFRALGQGENARKAFQQSLEIAEKLARAEPDRADYQRDLSVSYNKMGDLCLSEGRVEAARTFFEKDLAIAERLAAAEPDRADYQVDLAISFGVIARLSDPPDRVIARRGAAILSDLERTGRLQPSDLQRLAWIRELAR
- a CDS encoding glutathione S-transferase N-terminal domain-containing protein, whose protein sequence is MRLYDFPLAPNPRRTRIYLAEKGLSIPLVLVNLREGAQRTPEFLAKNPHGSLPVLELDDGTLLSESEAIIEYLEELASHCATRCAYFATTRTGSRRTASARAWW
- a CDS encoding beta-lactamase family protein, coding for MPARSRFGLVISALVFVAVAAAAKEDPKRVGLDPARLARIDAAMQSYIDAKEIPGAVTLVARRGQIAHVTVQGKRAFDGDAMTRDTIFRIYSMTKPITSVATLMLYEEGKLRLTDPVSKWIPELAQPRVLREPNAPLDATEPSPREITVRDLLTHCSGLVYQFSTGGPLASAYQEAGILGSSTMLPAAEWAKRLGTLPLAYAPGTRWNYSVSTDVLGLLVERVSGLPFAEFLETRLFRPLGMKDTAFNVSDDRLARFATNYTVVNGAATVQDAPSTSTYRAKPVFPSGGGGLVSTVDDYARFALMLAGGGKLGSARILSRKTIELMASDHLTPSEFETFGLRGYRVFSGNSFGLGVMVQTEVAVYRGLGSPGKNGWGGAAGTWYWVDPKEDLVAVMMIQRMAFGSAPIAISRDFETAVYQAIAD
- a CDS encoding histidine phosphatase family protein, with translation MSLRKLILIRHGETDGQSSVRYYGATDVDLSAEGREQMRQVAGVLRHQAIELWVASSLQRSWKGAQLASGGRAQIKIESGLREIHFGAWEGKTAEEIKASDPVRFEDWQSGKDAFEYPNGELREAFRARIAEALVHVNATGARNAACVLHKGVIREIVRALTGATMDRSKPALGEIVEVVKTPSGEWVLGARSSDPVGLGVEAA